The DNA sequence GTAGGTTTGGAGACCACGGTGAGTAGTAACCAGGACATCGATCCGGCCACTGTTGCCCACAGATACCCGACGAGCCCGATGGTGGCCACGAAGGTGACAACCGCCACCACCAAACGGATTCCCGCATCGGTCACCATGAGAACGCCGTACTGAGTCCATCGGCTCGACCCGGCCAGGGCGCCCAGGGTGGTCGCGTGCATACAGAACCCGGCGAGCCCGCCGGCCAGCAATGCCACGCTGAGCCAACGAAACTCGGTGAACACATGCGATGCCCACAGCGGTGCGGTACCGACGATCCCGACGGCAGAGGCGATGGCGAAGGCGACGGCGATCCTGATCGGCAGAGTGGTGGACAGCGGAGACCGCTCACGCTGCGCCAGCGAGAGCCGCACTTCGCGAGTGGTCTCTTGTAGTAGCCCATTGGCCGCGCCGGTCACCAAACCGAATGCGCCCCAGAAGACTCCGAACACCGAGAACAAAGCAGGACCCAGTTCGCGGGCCGCCAAGTACAGCACGGTGTAACCACAGATCGCGCTGATGGCGGTGGCAACACCGATTCGTGCGAAGCTGGAGCGGGCCGATGAGCCGCTCGGATGGAGAGGCTCAAACTCGGTGGGGCCGGCGTCGGTCACTTCCGGTCCAGGGGCGGGAGCTGTTTCTCGTATAGCCACGCGGTCCACAGCGGCCGCAGCGATTCGTCGGAGTAGCCGGCCGCCAGGCCCGTGAAGTCGTCGGTGATGACGGTGCTGTGTCGGTACCGCGTGGTCCAATCCTGCAGCAGCGCGAAGAATTTCGTGTCGCCGAGCCGTAATCGCAAGGCGTGCAATGTCAATGCTCCGCGCTTGTACACGCGATCGTCGAACATCAGTTGTGGGCCAGGGTCGGCCAGGATCAGATCTTGGGGGAGGTCTTTGAGTTTTTGATGATAGTGGCGGGAGCGGGCATCTGCCGATGGTCCACCGGACTCCTCGGACCACAGCCATTCGGCGTAACAGGCAAACCCTTCGTGGAGCCAGATGTCGCGCCAGCGGCGCGCGGTGACGCTGTTACCGAACCACTGGTGCGCCAGCTCATGCGCCACCAGTCGCTCGGAATGCCGTTCCCCGTCGCAATGGTTCGCACCGAACACCGAAATGCCCTGTGCCTCCAGGGGAATATCGAGTTCGTCATCGGTGACCACCACGGTGTACCCGGCGGCGAATGGGTACGGGCCGAACTGTTTGATGAACAGCTTCATCATCTGCGGCTGCCTGCCGAAGTCGTGGGTGAACCGCTCATACAGCCGCGACGGGAGCGCGGCGTTCATCGAGATCGGGTTCTTGGCGAGCTTGACGGTCTGGTAGTCCCCGATCTGCAGCGTCGCCAGATAGGGCGCCATCGGCTCGGGCTGCTCATACGTCCAGGTCGTGTGCGCGGCCCGGACCCGCCGTGATACCAACTCCCCGTTGGAGACAACGCAGTACGGGCTGTCGCTGCTGATGACAAACCGATAGCTTGCCTTGGAACTGGGGTGATCGTCGCACGGGAACCAGGACGCCGCGCCGTTCGGCTGCCCGGCCACCAGCACGCCGTTGGATAGCTCCTCGAACCCGACGTCTCCCCACATGCTGTTGATGGGGCGGGGTGATCCGCCGTATCGGATGACGATGGTCATGGCGGCTCCGGCGGGGATGCCGGTGGCCAGCTTGATGGTGATCTTTCCGCCACGATGCCCGAAATGTGTTGGACGCCTGCCATTCACGGTCACCTTCGAGACGCCGAGAGCGTCGGCGAGGTCGAGGGTGAACTCCTTGAGGGTGGCGAGGGTGACGGCGGTGATCGTTGCGGTACCGGTCAGCCGGTTGATGGCCACCTTGTATTCCAGGTCCAGCTCGTAGCGTGACACCCGATACCCGTAATTGCCGTTTTGTGGCAGATAGGGATCGATGATCGGAGGCCGTGGGGGGAGCCTTTTGGCCGCCTTTTTGCCTGGTTTGGTCATGCGGCCTTAGGCCCCTTGCCGCCCTTGGGCTTCTTCGGTGCCATGGGATCCAGCTTGCCCCATGGAGAAATGGGGTTGCCCTGCCACCGGGTGGACGGCGGTACAACGTCACCGCGGACCACGAGCGAGGCGGGACCGACGGTGGCGCCGGCCCCCAGTTCGGCGGCGGGCAGCGCGACGCAATGCGGTCCGAGGGTGGCACCCTCGCCCAGGACCACGGTGTCCATCCGCATGATCCGGTCGTGGAACAGATGTGTCTGCACCACGCAGCCACGGTTCACGGTTGCGCCCCTGCCCAGGGTCACCAGATCGGCCTCGGGGAGCCAGTACGTTTCGCACCACACTCCGCGGCCGATCTTTGCGCCCAGGCCACGCAGCCACCAGTTCTGCATCACCGTTCCCGACGCTGCACGCGCAAACCACACGGCAGCAACGGTTTCCACGAAGGTGTCGGCAACCTCGTTACGCCAGACGAACGAGGACCAGAGGGGTTTCTCCACAGCTTTGGTGCGCCCGACCACCACCCACTTGGCGACTACGCTCACCACGCCAGCCACGGCGCCGGCGATCAGCAGCACCACGCCACTGAGTGCGCCTGCGGCCCAGAAATTGAACCGGATGGCGATGGTCTGCAAGGCCAGAAGTACCCCGACTCCGATCCCGAACGTCACGATGATCGGGATGATGCGGCACGTCTCCACGATCCCCCGCATGACCTTGAGCCGGAACGGCGGCTCGAATGTCAGCGCGGAATCTGCGCCGTCAGCCTTGCGGCGTAGTCGCTTTGGTGGGCTACCGATCCACGAAGAACCCGACTTGGCCTTGTGGGGAGTCGCAGAGAGGACGGCGACCAGCGCGTCGTTGGGTACCTTGCGGCCCGGCTGGGTAATCCCCGAGTTCCCCAGAAATGCGCGCTTGCCGATTCGGGCCTTGGCGATGTGGATCCAACCGCCGCCCAACTCATAGGACGCGACCATGGTGTCGTCGGCAAGGAACGCGCCGTCGTCGACCTCGGTGAACTTCGGTATCAGCAGGGCTGTCGAAATCTCGGTGTCCTTGCCGATTTTCGCGCCCAGGATGCGCAGCCACCATGGGGTCAGTTGGCTGGCGTAGATGGGGAACAAGTAGTTACGGGCTGCGTCCATCAGGCGTTCGGTGGCCCACAGTTGCCATCCCTGCCGACTGCGGACGGGGTGATAGCCCTCGTGCACGCCGATCGACATCAGTCGCACCAGTGCAACGGTGATGGCGGCGTACACGATCACGCTGACCAGCGCCGCGCCGGGCGTCCAGATGAGCGCGGGCACCACGGCTTCACAAATCGTCGCAGTGTTTCGGATGCCAAAGGCCACCACGCCCAGCCCGGCGGCCAGCGCGAGCAAGGGCAGTCCGCCCAGCAGGATCGATGTCACCCCGTAGATCGGTACCCATTGCCCGGCTCGGGGCGGACGATAATCCGGCCATGGATGGCGGGCCTTGCCCGACTTCACGGCCGGTGAGCCCTTCCAGTACTGGCCGTTCTTGACTCTGCCGACGACACCGGAACCCGGTGCGACATCGGCGTTCTTGCCGATGACCGCTCCCGGTAGCAAGGTGGTGCGGGCTCCGACGGTGGCATCCTCGCCGATGACGATGGGGCCGACATGAAACTTGTCCCCGTCAACCCAATGCCCGGACAAGTCAACTTCAGGTTCGATGGAACTGCGGTTGCCAAGCTCGAGCCAACCCGTCACGGGCGGAGATGAATGCAGGTCGACACCATTACCCACACGTGCACCCAACGCCCTGGCGTAATACACCATCCACGGTGCGCCGGAAAGGTTCTCGGCGCCGCTGGCGGTGGCCAGCCGGTCGGCGATCCACACCCGCAGATGCACACTTCCGCCGCGCTCGTATATCCCGGGCTTGACCCCTGACAGCAGCAGTCGCGCCCCGACCACGGTGATACTCATGCGGCCCAGGGGGGTGATGAAGAGGACGAAGGCCGCCAGCAGCACCCACCAGTTGACCGTTACCAGCCATGGCACATCGCTGAACATTGCGAATACGTTGTTGGCCAAAGCGAGCCAGGTCGCCCATTGCAGACCCGTGAGGGTGGTCAGCGGAAGCGTTGCTACCACCTGCGCCAGCTCGGTCAGCCGCGGTACCGGCTTCACGATGCGGGGTTCGACCTCGACGGAAGGTGCCAGCTCATCCAGATAGGTGGCCAGCGATCCGAGCCGCGGCTGGTCGTACAGGTTCGCGACGGTCACCTGCGGGTAGCGCTGCCGCAACGCCGCGACCAGCTGCGCCGCGGAGAGCGATCCGCCACCGAGAGCGAAGAAGTCGGCCTCGGGCCCGTCGATCGTGGCCGCCAGGATGTCGCGCCACAATCCGGCGAGCCAGCCCATGGTGCCGCCCAGTTCGGCGGCGGCGTCATCGGTATCGGCTCCCGGCGGCGGCCACGGCAGCGCGTTGCGATCGACCTTTCCCGATGTGCGGGTGGGCAGTTCGTCAAGCTTCACGAGCCGCGGTACCAGTGCGGCGGGAAGCGACTCGGCCAGGCTCGCACGTGCTGCCGCGATGTCGAAGTTGGGGTCGGCGCTGGCGATGTAGCCGACCAGCAGCGGGGTGCCGCTTGCGGTCTTGCGCACCGCGGCCGCGCCGCCACTCACGCCGGGCAGGTTGACCAGCGCCGCATCCACCTCGCCGAGCTCGATACGGCGGCCACCGACCTTCACCTGGTCATCGGCGCGACCCTGGAAGTACAACCCGTCGGCTTCCAGGCGTACCAGGTCACCACTGCGGTAGGCCCGGGACCATCCCAAAGTGTGTAACGCAGCGTACTTTTCGGCGTCCTTTTCGGGATCGAGGTACTTGGCCAGGCCGATCCCGCCGATGACCAGCTCGCCGACCTCGCCGTAGCCGACCTGGTTGCCCTGCGCATCCACCACTGCCAGATCCCAGCCCGGAAGCGGTAACCCGATACTGACGGGGCTGACCCCGTCGAGCTGCGCGGCGCACGCGACCACGGTCGCCTCGGTGGGGCCGTAGGTGTTCCACACCTCGCGGGCGGCACCGTCTTCACCGGTGGCCAACCGTTCAGCCAGATCCGGAGGGCAGGCCTCACCGCCGAAAATCAGCAGCCGCACCGCCTCCAGCGCTTCTGCCGGCCACAGTGCGGCAAGGGTGGGCACCGTCGACACCACGGTGACATCTCGGGACACCAGCCACGGACCCAAATCCATGCCGCTGCGCACCAGGGATCGCGGCGCGGGCACCAGGCAGGCGCCGTAGCGCCACGCGAGCCACATCTCCTCGCAGGAGGCGTCGAAGGCCACGGAGAGTCCGGCGAGCACTCGGTCGTCGGGGCCAATCGGGTTGTCCTGTAGGAACATCTGTGCTTCGGCGTCGACAAAGGCGGCTGCGTTGCGATGTGTCACCGCGACGCCTTTGGGGGTGCCGGTGGAACCCGAGGTGAAAATGATCCACGCGTCATCGCGCGGTGTCGGTTTGGTGGCGCGCCAGCCTCGCGACGAACCGGGTCCACGAACGAGGCCGTCGGGGGTGATCACGGCGGCCACCTGCGCCTCACCGAACACCAGCGCCGCGCGTTCCTCGGGATCGTCGGCGTCGACGGGAACGTACGCGGCTCCCGCGGCCAGGGTCGCCAGGATCGCCACATAGAGCGAGTAACTGCCCGAGGGCATCCGGATGCCGACGCGATCACCGCGCCCGATTCCCCGAGTGCCGAGCCATTCGACACTTGCCTCGACGTCGACGAGGAGCTCGGAGTACGTGAGCTGGATGGTGCCGTCATCGATGGCGGGCGCGTCGGGGTGCTCCGCCGCGGTCGAGTAGAGGATGTCGATCAGCGTCCGGGCCGGAGGGGCTGACCTGCCGAGCAGGTACTGCGGAGGCACCGGGTGGGCCGGGGTGTCATGGGCGACGGGCTCGGAGGCCTCTTCGTGCGCGCGGTTGGTGGGTGACTCGTCGGGGCCGGTCACGCTGCTCCTCGTTAGTTTCCGCGTCGGTTTCTGTGGGCCTGGAGGGGTACCGCAGCGAGCCTATCGGTCCGGCTGCGGCTGGGCTCGCCGCCGCGCGGAAGTGGTCCGCCGGGCACGCTGACCCCATGTCCGCCAAGTTTGCCACGACGGGCCACGGACGATCCCTTCGGCGTGGAGCCCTAGGCCTCTTTGGCGGTGCGCCTGGTCTTGTACAGGCTGGCGACGGTGGTGATGAGCAGTGTCACGATGATCACCGCAAGGCTTGCCAACGTGGGGATCTCGGGCACATGCACCGGTTCGCCGCCGTTGAGGAAGGGCAGTTCGTTCTCGTGCAGCGCATGCAGGATCAGCTTGACGCCGATGAAGAACAGAATGAAGGCCAGCCCCTGCGACAGGTACACCAGACGCTTGAGCATGTCGCCGAGCAGGAAATACAGCTGGCGCAGACCCATGAGGGCGAACACGTTGGCGGTGAACACCAGGTAGGGCTCTTTGGTGAGCCCGTAGATCGCGGGGATTGAGTCGAGTGCGAAGAGAAGGTCGGTGGTGCCCAGCGCGACGATCACCAGGAACATCGGCGTCATCAGTCGAGTGCCGTTTTCCCGGACCCACAGGCGCAGGCCGTCCCACGTGTCGGTGGTCCGCAGGTGCTTGCGGGCGAACTGCACCACGGCGTTGTCGGCGTCGTCGTCATGCTCGGTGTCGCGTGCCAAGTTGACGGCGGTGTACACCAGGAACGCACCGAACAGGTAGAAGATCCAGGAGAACTGGTTGATGGCCACCGCGCCGAGGGCGATGAAGATGCCGCGGAAGATCAGCGCCAGGATGATGCCGATCAACAGCGCCTCTTGCTGATAGATCCGGGGCACCTTGAAGCTGGCCATGATGATCAAAAAGATGAACAGGTTGTCCACCGAGAGGCTGTACTCGGTGAGCCAGCCCGCGAAGAACTCCAGCCCGAACTGGCTGCCGTGGAAGAACCACACCCACAGACCGAATGCCACCGCAAGCCCGATGTAGATGCTGAGGGCGGTGGCGGTCTCGCGGACGGAGGGTTCATGGGGCCGCCTGCCGATCACCACGACGTCGACGAGCAAGATCGCGACCGTGACGGCCAGGGTGATGATCCATTCGAGCTGCGATATCTGCATGAAGTAACCTCCGGTCGCCAAAACGCCGGAGGTCTCTTCCGCCGGCAGGTGACCGGCCTGCGGCACCGACCGGTCCGACAATGGCCGATGTGATGACGACACCGCAGCGAAGGAATACTCCCCTCCACTAGCCAGTCTGCCCTATGGCGCGGGGATCGGAAAGTCGGGGCCGGACGCACGAGCTGACACCGCGGATTTGAAATCACCCTGCGTAATGCGCTTGACGGCGGCTGCGGCTGGCGAGCAGGCTACGCACAGGTCATGAGTACCAGCGATAAGCCCTGGCTAGCTGGTCGGCAACCCTCCTCCATGCTGTTTGTCTTCGCGCAAGCGGCTCATCCACGGCGGGGTGCTCCAGGTGACGACCTGGCCGCGCTCAACCGGGCGTGGCAAGCGTGGACTCGCCGGGCGGGTCCGGTGAGATGGGATGTCACATGTCAGTGTTCACACAGTCTGGGTCCGAGCAACCGGCTGCACGTGTTGTCGGAGCCGATACCAAAGTTCCTCTGGCTCAAGGTGGCTGGATCAGATACGCCAATTTTGACTACGCTGCCAGTGCACCCGCACTCTGCGATGTCGCGGATCGCGTCACCGAGCTGCTGCCGTACTACGCCAGTGTGCATCGTGGCGCCGGATACGCCTCACGCGTGTGCACGACCCTCTACGAGGGTGCCCGTGAGAAGGTGGGACGCTTCGTCGGTGCCGCCGCCGACCACCATGTGATCTTCACCCGCAACACCACCGACTCGCTGAATCTGCTCGCCTCGGCGGTGCCGGGTGAGGTGGTGGTTCTCGACATCGAGCACCACGCAAACCTGTTGACCTGGCAGCGATATGAGGCCCGAGTGGTCGAGCATCGAGCCACCGTCGCGGACACCGTCACCGCGCTGGCCGACGAGCTCGCCCGGCGGCCTGCCGCACTGCTGGCCGTCACCGGCGCTTCGAATGTCACCGGCGAGGTGCTGCCGTTGGCCGAACTCGCGGCCGTCGCGCACCGGTACGGAGCGAGAATCGCCGTCGACGGGGCACAGTTGGTTCCGCACCGCCGAATCGACTTGGCGGCAACCGGAATCGACTATCTCGCGTTCTCCGGGCACAAGCTGTATGCACCGTTCGGTACCGGAGTTCTTGTGGGGCAAAGTGACTGGCTCGACGCCGCGAGGCCCTATCTTGCGGGTGGTGGGGCGGTTCGCAATGTTGGTATCGACGGGGCCGAGTGGCTCGCGGGACCCCAGCGGCATGAGGCGGGCACGCCCAATGTGGTCGGCGTTGCCGCCGTGGCGGCTGCGTGCGAGGCATTGGCCGCGCTGGGGGACATAGGCCACGTCGAGGATGTGCTCACCGCTCAACTTCGGGAAGGGCTCGCCGCGATTGAAGGTGTTGACACCCTGAGCATTTGGAACAGTGGCCGTGACGTGCTGGGCATTGTGTCCTTCACTGTCACCGGATACACACCGTCGGTCGCTGCGGCCTATCTGTCGGCCGAACACGGAATCGGGCTGCGCGACGGCAGATTCTGCGCGCACCCGCTGCTGGCCAGGCTGGGCACCCCAGGGGGTGCGCTGCGCGCGAGTATCGGGCTGGGAACCACCGCGAGTGACATCACGCGCCTCGTCGATGCGATCGGTGAGCTCGTCCGCCACGGACCGGCGCTGACCTATACCGAGCGCGACGGGCAAGTCGGGCCGGTTGACGACAAGAGACCGCTCCCGGATTTCCTGGTGGCGTAGACACCGACACAGTATTCGTAACTCGTAATACGTGATACTTTCAGTTCGACACATCACAGGGTCGGACTGACAAGGACGTCGAATGACTAGTACACGTGTGCGGGGTAGTGAAGTCAACGGTGGGGAACGGGCTGTTCCCGACCATGAGGTCGTGATCATCGGAGCGGGCTTCGGCGGCATCGGCGCGGGTGTCGAGCTGACCAAAAGGGGTGTCCACGACTTCGTCATCCTGGAGAAGTGGGGTGCCGCCGGAGGCACCTGGCATGCCAACAAGTACCCAGGTGTGGCCGTGGACATCCCCACCTTTATCTACAGCTTCTCTTACGACCAGAAGACCACCTGGTCCAAGTTCTTCACGCCCGGTGACGAGCTTGAGGGGTACGCCAACGAACTCGTGGACAAGCATGAACTGCGCCGCAAGATCCGATTCAACACACGCGTGGTGCGTCA is a window from the Mycobacteroides salmoniphilum genome containing:
- a CDS encoding M1 family metallopeptidase — protein: MTKPGKKAAKRLPPRPPIIDPYLPQNGNYGYRVSRYELDLEYKVAINRLTGTATITAVTLATLKEFTLDLADALGVSKVTVNGRRPTHFGHRGGKITIKLATGIPAGAAMTIVIRYGGSPRPINSMWGDVGFEELSNGVLVAGQPNGAASWFPCDDHPSSKASYRFVISSDSPYCVVSNGELVSRRVRAAHTTWTYEQPEPMAPYLATLQIGDYQTVKLAKNPISMNAALPSRLYERFTHDFGRQPQMMKLFIKQFGPYPFAAGYTVVVTDDELDIPLEAQGISVFGANHCDGERHSERLVAHELAHQWFGNSVTARRWRDIWLHEGFACYAEWLWSEESGGPSADARSRHYHQKLKDLPQDLILADPGPQLMFDDRVYKRGALTLHALRLRLGDTKFFALLQDWTTRYRHSTVITDDFTGLAAGYSDESLRPLWTAWLYEKQLPPLDRK
- a CDS encoding Pls/PosA family non-ribosomal peptide synthetase produces the protein MTGPDESPTNRAHEEASEPVAHDTPAHPVPPQYLLGRSAPPARTLIDILYSTAAEHPDAPAIDDGTIQLTYSELLVDVEASVEWLGTRGIGRGDRVGIRMPSGSYSLYVAILATLAAGAAYVPVDADDPEERAALVFGEAQVAAVITPDGLVRGPGSSRGWRATKPTPRDDAWIIFTSGSTGTPKGVAVTHRNAAAFVDAEAQMFLQDNPIGPDDRVLAGLSVAFDASCEEMWLAWRYGACLVPAPRSLVRSGMDLGPWLVSRDVTVVSTVPTLAALWPAEALEAVRLLIFGGEACPPDLAERLATGEDGAAREVWNTYGPTEATVVACAAQLDGVSPVSIGLPLPGWDLAVVDAQGNQVGYGEVGELVIGGIGLAKYLDPEKDAEKYAALHTLGWSRAYRSGDLVRLEADGLYFQGRADDQVKVGGRRIELGEVDAALVNLPGVSGGAAAVRKTASGTPLLVGYIASADPNFDIAAARASLAESLPAALVPRLVKLDELPTRTSGKVDRNALPWPPPGADTDDAAAELGGTMGWLAGLWRDILAATIDGPEADFFALGGGSLSAAQLVAALRQRYPQVTVANLYDQPRLGSLATYLDELAPSVEVEPRIVKPVPRLTELAQVVATLPLTTLTGLQWATWLALANNVFAMFSDVPWLVTVNWWVLLAAFVLFITPLGRMSITVVGARLLLSGVKPGIYERGGSVHLRVWIADRLATASGAENLSGAPWMVYYARALGARVGNGVDLHSSPPVTGWLELGNRSSIEPEVDLSGHWVDGDKFHVGPIVIGEDATVGARTTLLPGAVIGKNADVAPGSGVVGRVKNGQYWKGSPAVKSGKARHPWPDYRPPRAGQWVPIYGVTSILLGGLPLLALAAGLGVVAFGIRNTATICEAVVPALIWTPGAALVSVIVYAAITVALVRLMSIGVHEGYHPVRSRQGWQLWATERLMDAARNYLFPIYASQLTPWWLRILGAKIGKDTEISTALLIPKFTEVDDGAFLADDTMVASYELGGGWIHIAKARIGKRAFLGNSGITQPGRKVPNDALVAVLSATPHKAKSGSSWIGSPPKRLRRKADGADSALTFEPPFRLKVMRGIVETCRIIPIIVTFGIGVGVLLALQTIAIRFNFWAAGALSGVVLLIAGAVAGVVSVVAKWVVVGRTKAVEKPLWSSFVWRNEVADTFVETVAAVWFARAASGTVMQNWWLRGLGAKIGRGVWCETYWLPEADLVTLGRGATVNRGCVVQTHLFHDRIMRMDTVVLGEGATLGPHCVALPAAELGAGATVGPASLVVRGDVVPPSTRWQGNPISPWGKLDPMAPKKPKGGKGPKAA
- a CDS encoding TerC family protein yields the protein MQISQLEWIITLAVTVAILLVDVVVIGRRPHEPSVRETATALSIYIGLAVAFGLWVWFFHGSQFGLEFFAGWLTEYSLSVDNLFIFLIIMASFKVPRIYQQEALLIGIILALIFRGIFIALGAVAINQFSWIFYLFGAFLVYTAVNLARDTEHDDDADNAVVQFARKHLRTTDTWDGLRLWVRENGTRLMTPMFLVIVALGTTDLLFALDSIPAIYGLTKEPYLVFTANVFALMGLRQLYFLLGDMLKRLVYLSQGLAFILFFIGVKLILHALHENELPFLNGGEPVHVPEIPTLASLAVIIVTLLITTVASLYKTRRTAKEA
- a CDS encoding aminotransferase class V-fold PLP-dependent enzyme — protein: MSVFTQSGSEQPAARVVGADTKVPLAQGGWIRYANFDYAASAPALCDVADRVTELLPYYASVHRGAGYASRVCTTLYEGAREKVGRFVGAAADHHVIFTRNTTDSLNLLASAVPGEVVVLDIEHHANLLTWQRYEARVVEHRATVADTVTALADELARRPAALLAVTGASNVTGEVLPLAELAAVAHRYGARIAVDGAQLVPHRRIDLAATGIDYLAFSGHKLYAPFGTGVLVGQSDWLDAARPYLAGGGAVRNVGIDGAEWLAGPQRHEAGTPNVVGVAAVAAACEALAALGDIGHVEDVLTAQLREGLAAIEGVDTLSIWNSGRDVLGIVSFTVTGYTPSVAAAYLSAEHGIGLRDGRFCAHPLLARLGTPGGALRASIGLGTTASDITRLVDAIGELVRHGPALTYTERDGQVGPVDDKRPLPDFLVA